A part of Corvus cornix cornix isolate S_Up_H32 chromosome Z, ASM73873v5, whole genome shotgun sequence genomic DNA contains:
- the LOC120411536 gene encoding transcription factor jun-D-like: MAPRNPSFPDEGPGTAFFPTPQPRGEFPRGRSSACSPRTPHREAVPRKPGGRGKEQAGGDRRRQQGGGDGGAGSGPGAWRGSGGAGRRLSPRCQPRAAGPAEQPPSPARPAPEPPPAGEGGSMSGGRSGRSAVKMEAPFYPEEGLELLPDFVPLPGFGTAGGPGADAAAGQKLLLGAGKKRDLPAAAPAPLPGPFALRPPAGARGSAAALRLLPPPAAAAAAPPPTAGSAETGSGGGAAAARGGPEAALGSAAELPLLKLPPAADLEQLLIQGGAGLGAGSPGPTAPGAGSGGAAGPFLYRQPVTQEQEGFADGFVKALADLHKQNQLLAAPPPLSAPGPCCTARPGPPGAPATAAADPPAVYTNLSGFNTAGPLSPSGSAYPSASAPPPPPGLAFGAAGLGSGRLPPARSLEEPQTVPEVPPSAGGEGGSSAPTPPSLSPLDAESQERLKAERKRLRNRIAASKCRRRKLERIARLEEKVKALKGQNAELAATANLLRAQVTQLQGRVRSHLSSGCHINAAGHPPPPHAAAQPRETAPEAAAAAPETSAC, encoded by the coding sequence ATGGCCCCGAGAAACCCCTCATTCCCGGACGAAGGCCCCGGCACTGCCTTCTTTCCCACACCGCAGCCACGGGGCGAGTTTCCGAGGGGGAGGAGCAGCGCGTGTTCCCCACGGACACCCCACCGGGAAGCCGTTCCGCGCAAGCCCGGCGGGCGGGGGAAGGAGCAGGCGGGGGGGGACCGGCGGCGGCAGCAGGGAGGCGGCGACggcggggcgggcagcgggCCCGGGGCGTGGCGCGGGTCCGGCGGCGCCGGGAGGCGGCTCAGTCCCCGCTGCCAGCCGAGGGCGGCCGGCCCCGCGGAGCAGccgcccagcccggcccgccccgcgccggagccgccgccggccGGCGAGGGCGGCAGCATGAGCGGCGGGCGTAGCGGGCGATCCGCCGTGAAGATGGAGGCACCGTTTTATCCCGAGGAAggactggagctgctgcccgaCTTCGTACCGCTGCCGGGTTTCGGTACCGCTGGCGGACCTGGAGCCGATGCGGCGGCggggcagaagctgctgctgggcgCCGGGAAGAAGCGGGACCTGCCGGCTgccgcccccgcgccgctcccgggGCCCTTCGCCCTTCGTCCGCCTGCCGGCGCCCGCGGCAGCGCGGCGGCTCTGCGCTTGTtaccgccgcccgccgccgccgccgccgccccgccgcccaCCGCGGGCTCCGCGGAGacggggagcggcggcggagcggcggcggcccgCGGCGGCCCGGAGGCCGCGCTGGGGTCGGCTGCAGAGCTGCCGCTGCTGAAGCTGCCACCGGCCGCagacctggagcagctgctgatcCAGGGGGGCGCGGGGCTGGGCGCGGGCAGCCCGGGGCCGACGgcacctggggcagggagcggcggggcggcggggccgttCCTCTACCGGCAGCCGGTGACGCAGGAGCAGGAGGGTTTCGCCGACGGCTTCGTCAAGGCCCTGGCCGACCTGCACAAGCAGAACCAGCTCCtggcggccccgccgccgctctCCGCGCCGGGACCCTGCTGCAccgcccgcccggggccgccgggAGCCCCCGCCACTGCCGCCGCCGACCCTCCGGCCGTCTACACCAACTTGAGCGGCTTCAACACCGCGGGGCCGCTGAGCCCCTCGGGCAGCGCCTACCCCTCCGCctccgccccgccgccgccgccgggcctGGCCTTCGGGGCGGCGGGTCTGGGGAGCGGCCGGCTGCCGCCGGCGCGGTCCCTGGAGGAACCGCAGACCGTGCCCGAGGTGCCGCCGTCGGCGGGCGGGGAGGGCGGCAGCAGCGCGCCCACGCCGCCGTCGCTGTCGCCGCTGGACGCGGAGAGCCAGGAGCGTCTGAAGGCAGAGCGCAAGCGGCTGCGAAACCGCATCGCCGCCTCCAAGTGCCGCCGGCGGAAGCTGGAGCGCATCGCCCGGCTGGAGGAGAAGGTGAAGGCGCTCAAGGGGCAGAACGCCGAGCTGGCCGCCACCGCCAACCTCCTCCGCGCCCAGGTCACCCAGCTGCAGGGTCGCGTCCGCAGCCACCTCTCCTCCGGCTGCCACATCAACGCCGCCgggcatcctcctcctcctcacgCCGCCGCCCAGCCGCGGGAGACTGCCCCCGaggcggccgccgccgcgccggaGACCAGCGCCTGCTGA